One window of the Candidatus Jettenia sp. genome contains the following:
- the mnmG gene encoding tRNA uridine-5-carboxymethylaminomethyl(34) synthesis enzyme MnmG yields MHTDFDVIVVGAGHAGCEAALASARMGMSTALFTINLDTIAQMSCNPAIGGLAKGQLVREIDALGGEMAKIIDETGIQFRMLNTKKGPAVHSPRAQADKRDYQLLMKKRLENQNNLFLKQEIIDDLIVDNKKVKGLIGQSGIKYSAKAVILTTGTFLKGLIHIGEFSTSGGRNGELSSEKLSDSLRKIGFEVGRLKTGTSPRLNGRTIDYKILVPQDGDENPHPFSFSTEKLVRPQVPCYLTYTNSHTHEIVLSNLDRAPLYTGQIQSVGPRYCPSLEDKVVRFSGKEQHQVFLEPEGLNTFEVYCNGISTSMPHDVQEAIVHSIAGLESAEIVRYGYAIEYDFVPPVQLRPSLETKLIENLFHAGQINGTSGYEEAAAQGIMAGINAVLKIQGKESFILSRSEAYIGVLIDDLVTKGTQEPYRMFTSRAEYRLLLRQDNADRRLMKYGHQYGLISEKQWHTLQEKERAITEMLTYMDKKMVGPDTLAKILSRPGRDFEDILTLDISLNETQISKEVKEQIEIEVKYKGYIERQQIQIEKFKRMEDYKIPSCLDYHNISELRKEARQKLSQIRPISLGQAFRISGVSPADISILMIYLTGKIKK; encoded by the coding sequence ATGCATACAGATTTTGATGTAATCGTTGTCGGTGCAGGACATGCAGGTTGTGAAGCGGCCCTCGCATCTGCGCGCATGGGTATGAGTACCGCATTGTTTACGATAAATCTCGATACGATTGCACAAATGTCGTGTAACCCTGCTATCGGTGGACTTGCAAAAGGCCAGTTGGTCCGGGAGATCGATGCTCTTGGCGGAGAGATGGCTAAGATTATTGATGAGACAGGTATCCAATTTCGTATGCTTAATACAAAGAAAGGCCCTGCCGTCCATTCTCCACGTGCCCAGGCCGATAAGAGAGACTACCAATTATTAATGAAAAAAAGATTGGAGAACCAAAACAATCTTTTTTTGAAACAAGAGATTATTGATGATCTTATTGTTGATAATAAAAAAGTAAAAGGACTTATTGGCCAAAGTGGCATAAAGTATAGCGCAAAAGCGGTTATCCTTACCACAGGTACATTTTTAAAAGGTCTTATCCATATCGGTGAGTTTTCTACCTCTGGCGGAAGGAATGGGGAATTATCGTCTGAAAAATTATCGGACTCCCTACGGAAGATAGGCTTTGAAGTCGGGCGCCTCAAGACGGGTACCTCTCCGCGTCTCAATGGTCGTACTATCGATTATAAGATACTTGTACCACAGGATGGAGATGAAAATCCTCATCCTTTTTCATTCTCAACGGAAAAGCTTGTTCGTCCTCAGGTCCCTTGTTATCTTACCTATACAAATTCTCACACACATGAGATTGTTCTGTCGAATCTGGATCGCGCACCACTCTATACAGGGCAGATTCAATCTGTGGGACCGAGATACTGTCCATCCTTAGAGGATAAAGTCGTTCGTTTCTCAGGAAAAGAGCAGCATCAGGTATTTCTGGAGCCAGAAGGGCTGAATACATTTGAGGTCTATTGTAATGGGATATCCACCAGCATGCCTCATGATGTTCAAGAAGCAATCGTTCATTCTATTGCTGGTTTGGAATCTGCTGAGATCGTACGGTATGGCTATGCCATTGAATACGATTTTGTACCGCCTGTTCAACTCCGGCCATCTTTGGAGACCAAGCTTATAGAAAACCTTTTCCATGCCGGTCAGATTAATGGAACTTCTGGTTATGAGGAAGCTGCTGCCCAGGGAATTATGGCAGGTATCAATGCTGTACTCAAGATACAAGGGAAAGAGTCTTTTATCTTGAGCCGTTCTGAAGCATATATTGGTGTACTAATCGATGATCTGGTTACAAAAGGCACCCAAGAACCTTATCGAATGTTTACCTCTCGTGCTGAATATCGGCTTCTTCTGCGACAGGACAATGCAGATAGAAGGCTAATGAAATACGGGCATCAATACGGGCTTATTTCTGAGAAACAGTGGCATACATTACAGGAAAAAGAGCGAGCCATTACAGAGATGCTAACGTATATGGATAAAAAAATGGTAGGACCGGATACTTTAGCAAAGATATTGAGTCGCCCAGGCCGGGATTTTGAGGATATACTTACACTAGATATATCGCTTAATGAAACACAAATTTCAAAGGAAGTAAAAGAACAAATAGAAATTGAGGTAAAGTACAAAGGGTATATAGAACGTCAGCAAATCCAAATAGAAAAGTTCAAGAGAATGGAAGACTATAAGATTCCATCTTGTCTTGATTATCACAACATTTCTGAACTAAGAAAAGAAGCACGTCAAAAACTATCCCAAATTAGACCTATTTCTCTAGGGCAAGCCTTTCGTATTTCGGGTGTTTCCCCTGCTGATATTTCCATTCTCATGATTTATCTTACAGGAAAAATAAAAAAATAA
- a CDS encoding EAL domain-containing protein, with protein sequence MKFDIKHTIDYPKDTGNYIYAIVEMVRGPFVILDGKLQVTMANQSFHRMFNTTKEETENKYIYELGNGQWNIPRLRMLLEELLLKNTQFRDFMIEHNFSNIGYKMMLFNACKIYEKDKQVEMVLLTIEDITRINRAEEQLCKLSQVVELSPNSIAITDTRGTIEYINPKFTQITGYTSEEIVGQNLCILKSGGVTHEEYKCLWDTVTSGCVWQGEFHNMKKDGGSYWTDVCISPIRNSKKDIINFLVIMEEITERKHCETHLMYLVDKDPLTNLFNRRRFHKELERWVAHAQRYGTNGALFFLDLDNFKHINDTFGHQVGDELLIKFANLLKEQMRKTDILARLGGDEFAIIIPYADAGKVRSVSKKIMGLMRNNILTNEIQPLGISVSIGIVLFPEHGNEVETLLTYADLAMYSAKEEGRNRACIFSPAHKIQFETRLIWERRIRDAIKNNQFVLHLQPILSIRHSMISGYEALLRMVDEKGELITPINFLTIAERFGLIREIDRWVIRHGIHLITEYQFAKRGLLINFNLSSKSFSDSELVFLIKQELAKTNINPRCLVFEITETAIIENMVKAQYFIKSLKAIGCRFALDDFGTGFSSFSHLKHFPIDYLKIDSSFIFDLPYNSASQHLVKAMVEVACGLGIQTVAEGVDCRNTMQMLREFGVNYAQGYYIGRPSKISEIF encoded by the coding sequence ATGAAATTTGATATAAAACACACCATAGATTATCCCAAAGATACCGGTAATTATATATATGCTATAGTGGAGATGGTACGGGGACCCTTTGTAATCCTTGATGGAAAACTGCAAGTGACGATGGCAAATCAATCTTTCCACCGGATGTTCAATACCACAAAAGAGGAAACTGAGAACAAATATATATATGAGCTTGGAAATGGCCAGTGGAATATACCGCGTTTGCGGATGCTGCTTGAAGAGCTACTCCTTAAGAATACACAGTTTCGAGACTTCATGATAGAGCATAATTTCTCAAATATTGGATATAAAATGATGTTATTCAATGCTTGCAAAATTTACGAAAAGGATAAACAAGTGGAAATGGTTTTGTTAACTATTGAGGATATTACCAGGATAAACCGTGCAGAAGAACAACTTTGCAAGTTATCTCAAGTTGTAGAACTAAGTCCAAATTCGATTGCAATCACTGATACAAGAGGTACAATCGAATATATTAATCCAAAATTCACCCAAATAACAGGCTATACATCTGAAGAAATCGTTGGTCAAAATCTCTGTATCTTAAAATCAGGTGGGGTAACACACGAAGAATACAAGTGTTTATGGGATACGGTGACTTCTGGTTGTGTATGGCAGGGAGAATTTCACAACATGAAAAAGGATGGCGGCTCTTATTGGACAGATGTATGCATTTCACCTATCAGGAATTCTAAAAAGGATATTATCAATTTTCTTGTAATTATGGAAGAAATTACAGAACGCAAACATTGTGAGACACACCTTATGTATCTCGTTGATAAAGATCCACTTACCAATTTATTTAATCGTCGCCGCTTCCATAAGGAATTAGAGCGTTGGGTTGCACATGCCCAGAGGTATGGTACTAATGGGGCATTGTTCTTTCTCGATTTGGATAACTTCAAGCACATCAATGATACCTTCGGTCATCAAGTAGGGGATGAATTGCTTATAAAGTTTGCCAATTTACTGAAAGAACAGATGCGTAAGACCGATATACTTGCCAGGCTGGGCGGTGATGAGTTCGCTATTATCATACCATATGCAGATGCAGGTAAAGTAAGGTCAGTCTCAAAAAAGATTATGGGATTGATGAGAAACAATATTCTTACAAATGAGATACAACCCCTTGGTATTTCTGTTAGCATTGGTATCGTTCTGTTTCCTGAACATGGGAATGAAGTGGAAACATTACTTACCTATGCTGATTTAGCTATGTACAGTGCAAAGGAGGAAGGACGTAACCGTGCTTGTATTTTTTCGCCTGCACATAAAATACAATTCGAGACGCGCCTCATTTGGGAGAGACGTATTCGAGATGCCATAAAGAATAATCAATTTGTATTACATCTACAGCCCATACTGAGTATAAGGCATAGCATGATCAGTGGCTATGAGGCATTGCTTCGTATGGTGGATGAAAAAGGAGAACTTATTACTCCTATTAATTTTCTTACTATTGCAGAGCGCTTTGGTCTAATTCGTGAAATTGACCGATGGGTAATACGCCACGGCATCCATCTCATTACAGAATATCAATTTGCTAAGAGAGGGTTACTTATTAATTTCAATCTCTCCAGCAAGTCATTTAGTGACTCAGAATTAGTATTCCTGATCAAACAGGAGCTAGCGAAGACAAATATTAATCCAAGATGCCTTGTGTTTGAAATTACAGAAACTGCTATTATTGAAAATATGGTAAAGGCACAGTATTTTATTAAATCACTGAAAGCCATAGGTTGCCGATTTGCCCTTGATGATTTTGGTACAGGATTTTCTTCATTTAGTCACCTCAAACATTTTCCTATCGACTATTTGAAAATTGATAGTAGTTTTATCTTTGACTTACCATACAATTCAGCGAGCCAACACCTGGTTAAAGCAATGGTTGAGGTAGCGTGCGGGCTGGGAATACAGACTGTAGCCGAGGGTGTAGACTGTAGGAATACGATGCAGATGTTGCGAGAATTTGGTGTTAATTACGCCCAAGGATACTATATCGGTCGACCTAGCAAAATATCTGAGATATTCTAA
- the rho gene encoding transcription termination factor Rho: MHITELQKMTIKELQETAKKEGIKEYTGMKKQDLIFKILKERVNQNGLMYGEGVVEVLPEGFGFLRSPDYNYLPCPDDIYISPSQIRRFGIRTGAIVSGQIRPPKDTERYFALLRVEAINFENPEIMGEKIIFDDLTPLHPTERLFLEKESSELETRIMDLVTPIGKGQRGLIVAPPRTGKTVLLQKIANSIRKNHPEVYLIILLIDERPEEVTDMDRSVDAEVIGSTFDEPASRHIQVAEMVIEKAKRMVEYGKDVVVLLDSITRLARAYNTEVPHSGKILSGGVDASALQKPKRFFGAARNIEEGGSLTIVATALVDTGSRMDEVIFEEFKGTGNMELHLDRKLADRRLFPAIDITRSGTRKEELVVNTEELKRMWVLRKVLNEMNPIEAMELLKNRLAKTKTNAEFLITMNIT; the protein is encoded by the coding sequence ATGCATATTACAGAATTACAAAAGATGACTATTAAGGAATTACAAGAAACAGCAAAGAAAGAAGGCATTAAAGAGTATACAGGGATGAAAAAACAAGACCTGATCTTTAAGATTCTCAAAGAAAGGGTTAATCAGAATGGACTCATGTATGGTGAAGGCGTTGTGGAGGTGCTTCCGGAAGGATTTGGATTTTTGAGATCACCTGATTACAACTATCTGCCCTGCCCGGATGATATCTATATCTCCCCATCACAGATCCGCAGATTTGGTATACGAACAGGTGCTATAGTATCTGGCCAGATCAGGCCCCCAAAGGACACAGAACGGTATTTTGCCCTACTTCGGGTAGAAGCTATCAATTTTGAAAACCCGGAGATTATGGGAGAAAAGATTATTTTTGACGATCTGACTCCTTTACACCCAACAGAGAGACTTTTTCTTGAAAAAGAGTCTTCAGAGCTTGAAACAAGGATTATGGATCTGGTTACCCCTATTGGAAAAGGGCAAAGAGGTCTCATTGTTGCACCACCTCGCACCGGTAAAACAGTATTGTTACAGAAAATTGCCAATAGTATTAGGAAGAACCATCCAGAGGTTTATTTAATTATTCTTTTAATTGATGAAAGACCAGAAGAAGTAACAGATATGGATCGGTCTGTTGATGCGGAAGTCATTGGTTCTACCTTTGATGAACCTGCAAGCCGGCATATCCAGGTAGCTGAAATGGTAATTGAAAAGGCAAAGCGAATGGTAGAATATGGCAAAGACGTTGTCGTTTTACTCGATTCCATTACTCGTCTGGCAAGGGCATATAACACTGAGGTTCCCCATAGTGGAAAAATTCTTTCCGGTGGTGTGGATGCCAGTGCACTCCAAAAGCCTAAGAGGTTTTTTGGTGCGGCAAGAAACATTGAGGAAGGTGGCAGTCTCACCATTGTTGCAACAGCATTGGTCGATACAGGAAGCAGAATGGATGAAGTTATTTTTGAGGAGTTTAAAGGTACAGGCAACATGGAACTGCATTTGGACAGGAAGTTAGCCGATCGCAGATTATTCCCGGCTATTGATATAACACGGTCTGGAACCCGAAAAGAAGAATTGGTTGTAAATACCGAAGAGCTAAAACGCATGTGGGTACTCCGAAAAGTATTGAATGAGATGAATCCTATAGAAGCAATGGAACTACTCAAAAATAGATTGGCGAAGACAAAGACCAACGCTGAATTTCTGATAACTATGAATATTACATAA
- the coaE gene encoding dephospho-CoA kinase (Dephospho-CoA kinase (CoaE) performs the final step in coenzyme A biosynthesis.) → MNLKPKIIGITGGISSGKSTIGRMLASLGAEYIDADEICHRLILLKEFKNKITERFGNSIQDTYGKIDRSRLAEIVFQDKTCLDDLCGILHPAVIDQIKLRIDEIEKRGRRKAIIIDAALLEESDLSLICDFVIFINTGKNHRLERSQASRHWPQGELEKRERFQMDLEDKKKKADYIIDNNSTIDNTFRQVKEFWQRYIEEI, encoded by the coding sequence ATGAACCTTAAGCCTAAGATTATTGGCATAACCGGTGGTATATCAAGTGGAAAAAGCACAATAGGCCGTATGCTTGCCTCATTAGGAGCTGAATACATAGATGCTGATGAGATATGCCATAGACTAATCCTTCTCAAAGAATTCAAAAATAAGATTACAGAAAGATTTGGGAATAGCATCCAGGATACCTACGGGAAGATTGATCGATCCCGCCTTGCAGAAATAGTATTTCAAGATAAGACATGCTTAGATGATCTCTGCGGCATCTTACATCCGGCTGTTATTGATCAGATAAAATTGAGAATTGATGAAATAGAAAAGCGAGGAAGGCGAAAGGCTATCATAATCGATGCGGCATTATTAGAAGAATCAGATCTTTCCCTGATATGTGATTTCGTTATCTTTATAAATACTGGCAAAAACCATAGATTGGAACGAAGTCAAGCCAGCCGACATTGGCCTCAGGGAGAGTTAGAAAAAAGGGAACGCTTTCAAATGGATTTGGAGGATAAGAAAAAAAAGGCAGACTACATCATTGATAATAATTCAACCATTGATAACACTTTTAGGCAAGTAAAAGAATTTTGGCAACGTTATATAGAGGAAATTTAA
- the polA gene encoding DNA polymerase I codes for MPERFFIIDGHSHCYQAYYAITAKLTTPDRKPVNAVYGFTRILQKLLREHRPEYIVAVFDTKWITHRHMSYREYKANRKPTPDELQIQIPLIYQIIRAYHIPIYAAKGYEADDIISSLVQKLSDKPVEIVIVTSDKDMEQLLSPQVKIFNIKKNIMIDQEVLLKEKGIRPDQVVDVLALSGDAVDNVPGVPGIGNKTALELIQKWGSLESILANVDHISGKKRQENLRLFTDQARLSQNLLRLHSNIPLQIDMDTCKFHNIENTKLKKLFRKFGFNSLLTDMVATAKTEETHYKLINTPERFDEFFDQLTKQRIFAVDLETTNINPLKAHIVGISFSWQPKEAYYIPFMGPEGTECLNPSTVLPKIQTILEDENIKKVGQNIKYDLLVLKNNTILLQGIVFDSMIASYLLNPIKRNHNLDDIALEYLSYKTISISELIGLGKEQITMDQVDINKVCQYACQDADITFRLANLMEPLLKKQGLWHLFQMVEIPLIYALAKMEWNGICVDATILQKMSDSLTTRLQQFEKEIYTSANHEFNIGSPKQLSEVLFEKLELPQLRRTKTGLSTDANVLTTLAWHHPLPKLVLEYRQLIKLKNTYVDALPNMINETTGRVHTTFNQTVTATGRLSSSEPNLQNIPIRADIGRQIRSAFIPCEKDSVFLSADYSQIELRILAHFSDDTALVTAFQQDKDIHVSVASAIYGIPIEQVTSEMRRNAKAINFGIIYGLNEYGLSRDTGLSLKDAHDFINAYFNLYHGVKQFKDTVLEKARSCGYVKTLFNRKRSIPDLNSENKKRRNLAERIAVNTIIQGSAADLIKVAMNKIHAKLISGGYEAKMLLQIHDELLFEVKENALTLTRSMIQEEMSNAVTLNVPIKVNIKTGKNWMEAE; via the coding sequence ATGCCAGAGCGATTCTTTATCATAGATGGACATTCACATTGCTATCAAGCTTATTATGCTATTACGGCAAAGCTTACAACTCCTGATAGAAAACCAGTAAATGCAGTATATGGATTCACCAGGATACTACAAAAGTTACTCAGGGAGCATCGCCCTGAATATATAGTTGCGGTCTTTGATACAAAGTGGATTACTCACAGGCACATGAGTTATCGTGAGTATAAAGCAAACCGTAAACCGACACCCGATGAATTACAGATACAAATTCCTTTAATTTATCAGATAATCAGAGCATATCATATACCTATTTATGCTGCTAAAGGATATGAGGCGGATGATATAATCAGCTCTCTTGTGCAAAAGCTGTCCGATAAACCTGTCGAAATTGTTATAGTAACTTCAGATAAAGACATGGAACAATTATTAAGCCCACAGGTAAAAATATTTAATATAAAGAAAAACATAATGATTGACCAGGAAGTTCTTCTTAAAGAAAAGGGTATACGTCCAGATCAGGTAGTGGATGTTCTGGCTCTTTCAGGAGATGCAGTAGATAATGTACCTGGAGTACCCGGTATTGGCAACAAAACAGCATTAGAGCTTATCCAAAAATGGGGATCCTTAGAATCTATCCTTGCCAATGTCGACCATATATCCGGAAAAAAAAGGCAAGAGAATTTAAGATTATTTACAGACCAAGCCAGGCTTTCTCAAAATCTTCTCAGACTTCATAGTAATATCCCTCTTCAAATCGATATGGATACTTGCAAGTTTCATAACATCGAAAATACAAAACTAAAAAAATTGTTTAGGAAGTTTGGGTTTAATTCACTTCTGACGGACATGGTTGCAACGGCAAAAACTGAGGAAACACATTATAAACTCATAAATACTCCTGAAAGGTTTGATGAATTTTTTGATCAATTGACAAAACAAAGGATATTTGCTGTAGATTTGGAGACAACCAATATCAATCCTCTTAAAGCGCACATAGTAGGTATTTCATTCTCCTGGCAGCCCAAAGAGGCATATTACATACCTTTCATGGGGCCAGAAGGAACTGAATGTTTGAATCCTAGTACTGTACTTCCCAAAATTCAAACCATTTTAGAAGATGAAAACATTAAGAAAGTTGGACAAAATATTAAATATGATCTCCTGGTACTCAAAAATAATACTATTCTATTACAGGGGATAGTATTCGACTCCATGATTGCCTCATACCTTCTTAATCCTATTAAAAGAAATCACAATCTGGATGATATCGCATTGGAATATTTATCTTATAAGACAATAAGTATCTCAGAATTAATTGGTCTTGGGAAAGAACAAATTACTATGGACCAGGTAGATATTAATAAGGTCTGCCAATATGCCTGTCAGGATGCTGATATTACATTCCGGCTGGCTAACCTCATGGAACCTCTTCTCAAAAAACAAGGGTTATGGCATTTATTCCAAATGGTAGAAATTCCTTTAATTTACGCTTTAGCCAAGATGGAATGGAACGGGATATGTGTAGATGCTACTATCTTACAAAAGATGTCTGATAGTTTAACTACAAGGTTACAGCAATTCGAAAAAGAAATTTATACTTCTGCCAATCATGAGTTCAATATTGGCTCTCCCAAACAACTGAGTGAAGTTCTCTTTGAGAAGCTTGAATTACCGCAATTAAGACGTACAAAGACTGGTTTATCAACTGACGCAAATGTACTTACCACGCTTGCCTGGCATCATCCACTACCTAAATTAGTGCTGGAGTACAGGCAACTTATAAAGTTAAAAAATACCTATGTTGACGCCTTGCCAAATATGATAAATGAAACTACCGGTCGAGTACATACAACATTTAATCAAACGGTAACAGCTACCGGACGACTGAGTAGTAGTGAACCGAATCTTCAAAATATTCCAATTCGGGCAGATATTGGAAGGCAAATTCGAAGTGCTTTTATCCCTTGCGAAAAGGACAGTGTATTTTTATCCGCTGATTATTCACAAATTGAATTACGTATACTCGCACACTTTTCTGATGATACAGCATTGGTGACAGCATTCCAGCAGGATAAGGATATCCATGTATCTGTTGCATCAGCCATTTATGGTATCCCGATAGAACAGGTAACATCGGAAATGAGAAGAAATGCAAAGGCAATTAATTTTGGAATTATTTATGGACTCAATGAGTATGGGCTTTCCAGAGATACAGGGTTATCCTTAAAAGATGCCCATGATTTTATTAACGCCTATTTTAATTTGTATCACGGTGTCAAGCAGTTTAAAGATACGGTCTTAGAAAAAGCAAGGAGTTGCGGATACGTAAAAACACTCTTTAACAGAAAACGATCTATACCCGACCTCAATTCTGAAAATAAAAAACGAAGGAACCTTGCAGAGCGCATTGCTGTTAATACGATCATCCAGGGTTCTGCAGCCGATCTCATAAAAGTTGCTATGAATAAAATTCACGCCAAATTAATAAGCGGTGGATATGAAGCGAAGATGCTGCTTCAAATACACGATGAACTACTCTTCGAGGTAAAAGAGAATGCCTTAACATTAACACGTTCCATGATCCAAGAGGAAATGAGTAATGCGGTTACGCTGAACGTTCCGATTAAGGTAAACATAAAAACCGGAAAGAACTGGATGGAAGCAGAATGA
- the ychF gene encoding redox-regulated ATPase YchF: MGLNCGIVGLPNVGKSTIFNALTSAKAISANYPFCTIDPNVGIVAVPDQRLEKIAKIIPTEKIVPTTVEFVDIAGLVKGASQGEGLGNQFLGHIKSVNAILHVVRCFDKSDIIHIEGGVHPIRDIEIINTELILADMETVEKRLVKNEKLVKTGDKNIIASLDVLKKVREGLNNNKLVRLLVLTDEEKKHIEDLHLMTAKPVLYVINIFDLEKDKQYIDRVTDFARQENSKCVVISGDIESEIAQMEPSERKTYYEEMGIRESGLEKLIRETYSLLGLITYFTAGPKEVKAWTIKQGIKAPQAAGVIHSDFERGFICAETYNYNDLVALGSEQKVKEKGLLRLEGKEYIVKDGDIMHFRFNV; encoded by the coding sequence ATGGGTTTAAACTGCGGTATTGTTGGATTGCCAAATGTTGGGAAATCTACGATTTTTAATGCGTTAACATCAGCCAAAGCTATCTCGGCAAATTATCCCTTTTGTACCATTGATCCCAACGTAGGTATAGTTGCCGTGCCGGATCAACGTCTGGAGAAAATAGCTAAAATAATTCCTACGGAAAAAATTGTTCCCACGACTGTTGAATTTGTGGATATAGCTGGTTTGGTAAAGGGGGCAAGTCAGGGAGAAGGATTGGGAAATCAATTTTTAGGCCATATTAAAAGCGTTAATGCCATTCTCCATGTGGTACGTTGTTTTGACAAAAGTGATATTATTCATATTGAAGGAGGGGTTCATCCGATCAGGGATATTGAAATTATCAACACGGAACTGATTCTGGCCGATATGGAGACAGTAGAAAAGCGATTGGTTAAAAATGAAAAGCTGGTGAAAACAGGGGATAAAAACATTATTGCTTCTCTTGACGTACTAAAAAAGGTTAGAGAAGGTTTGAATAATAACAAACTTGTCAGATTGTTAGTTTTAACAGACGAGGAAAAAAAGCATATTGAAGATTTGCATTTAATGACAGCAAAACCGGTGTTATATGTCATTAATATCTTTGATCTTGAAAAGGATAAACAGTATATCGATAGAGTTACTGATTTTGCAAGACAAGAGAATTCTAAGTGCGTTGTCATTTCAGGGGATATTGAATCAGAGATTGCCCAGATGGAACCTTCCGAAAGAAAGACCTATTATGAGGAGATGGGAATAAGAGAGTCAGGATTGGAAAAATTGATTCGAGAAACTTATAGTCTGTTAGGTCTGATTACCTACTTTACGGCTGGCCCAAAAGAAGTAAAGGCTTGGACAATTAAACAAGGTATTAAAGCGCCACAGGCTGCTGGGGTAATACATTCTGATTTTGAACGTGGGTTTATCTGTGCAGAGACATACAACTATAATGATCTTGTTGCTTTGGGTTCAGAGCAAAAGGTGAAAGAAAAAGGCCTTTTAAGACTTGAGGGAAAGGAATATATTGTGAAAGATGGAGATATTATGCATTTTAGATTTAATGTATAA
- the radC gene encoding DNA repair protein RadC: MKDEKKRPTIKQLPAHERPRERLIQNGDEHLTDAELLGIIIRDGISHYSAVDLAQKLLSEYGDFRRLSLISIGELCEMKGIGPARAAQIKASLAIAKRFSTISIKPSQQFKCSKDIFGHFHEQLRGRKQEIFLVILLDNKNRIIKELTISSGSLTSSIVHPREVFNPAIKESAFSVIFVHNHPSGDPEPSKEDIQITHRLLEAGNIIGIKVLDHIIIGNECFVSFKDRGIIA; this comes from the coding sequence ATGAAGGATGAGAAGAAACGTCCTACGATTAAACAGCTTCCTGCCCACGAGCGTCCCAGAGAAAGACTTATCCAAAATGGTGATGAACATTTAACAGATGCCGAACTCTTAGGAATTATTATTCGTGATGGTATCTCTCATTATAGCGCCGTTGATTTAGCCCAAAAGCTCCTTTCTGAGTATGGTGACTTTCGAAGATTAAGCTTAATCTCTATTGGTGAATTATGCGAGATGAAGGGAATAGGTCCGGCCAGAGCCGCACAGATCAAGGCATCGCTTGCTATTGCTAAACGTTTTTCTACTATTTCTATAAAACCCTCCCAACAATTTAAGTGTAGTAAAGATATTTTTGGTCATTTTCATGAACAATTACGTGGGAGAAAGCAAGAAATATTCTTAGTTATTTTACTTGATAATAAAAATCGTATCATCAAAGAACTAACTATCTCTTCTGGTAGTTTAACATCCAGTATTGTCCATCCGAGGGAGGTATTTAATCCAGCAATCAAAGAGTCAGCATTCTCAGTAATATTTGTACATAATCACCCTTCCGGTGACCCGGAACCTAGTAAAGAAGATATCCAAATAACCCATCGATTGTTAGAAGCAGGGAATATAATTGGTATAAAAGTTCTAGACCATATTATTATAGGTAATGAATGTTTTGTAAGTTTTAAAGATAGAGGTATCATAGCTTAA
- a CDS encoding PqqD family protein, with amino-acid sequence MIVKSKFPCRDEQCMWRVVENEAIIFSEEGQWLHQLNDMGTEIWNMCDGTLNFTEITDKICDKFDVEREVAEADLQSFIDELSKKGLITLKE; translated from the coding sequence ATGATTGTGAAAAGTAAATTTCCATGCCGTGATGAGCAATGTATGTGGCGGGTTGTAGAGAACGAAGCTATTATCTTCTCTGAAGAAGGACAATGGCTTCATCAATTAAATGATATGGGAACTGAAATTTGGAATATGTGTGATGGGACATTAAATTTTACAGAAATCACTGATAAAATATGTGATAAGTTCGATGTTGAAAGAGAAGTAGCCGAGGCGGATCTCCAATCCTTTATTGATGAACTTTCTAAAAAGGGATTAATTACCTTAAAAGAATAA